Proteins encoded by one window of Roseibium sp. Sym1:
- a CDS encoding pyridoxamine 5'-phosphate oxidase family protein, whose product MSLLTSLEELHAHYGTAGEASLIKEIAFLSPAYRKIVETARFCALTTAGPEGLDCSPRGDDGPVVRIQDDRTLLLPDRRGNNRIDSLRNIIRDPRVSLMFMVPGWNNVLRINGKAVLSVEPDLLASFDKEGHPPRSVMIITIAAVYFQCARAVMRADLWNPDKRIAQSDLPSPGMIMQEIKDGFDGKSYDEEWPERAKTSMW is encoded by the coding sequence ATGAGCCTTCTGACATCGCTTGAGGAACTTCACGCCCACTACGGCACCGCCGGTGAAGCGTCCCTGATCAAGGAAATCGCCTTCCTCAGCCCGGCGTACCGCAAGATCGTGGAAACCGCGCGCTTCTGCGCCCTGACGACCGCCGGGCCCGAGGGGCTGGACTGTTCACCGCGCGGTGACGACGGTCCGGTCGTGCGAATCCAGGACGACCGAACGCTTCTTCTTCCCGACAGGCGCGGCAACAACCGGATCGATTCGCTGCGCAACATCATCCGCGACCCCCGCGTATCGCTGATGTTCATGGTGCCCGGCTGGAACAACGTGCTCAGGATCAACGGCAAGGCCGTGCTGTCGGTCGAGCCGGATCTGCTGGCATCCTTCGACAAGGAAGGCCACCCGCCGCGGTCGGTCATGATCATCACCATTGCCGCGGTCTATTTCCAGTGCGCGCGGGCCGTCATGCGGGCGGACCTGTGGAACCCGGACAAACGGATCGCACAAAGCGACCTGCCGAGCCCGGGCATGATCATGCAGGAAATCAAGGACGGTTTCGACGGCAAAAGCTATGATGAGGAATGGCCGGAACGGGCAAAGACCTCGATGTGGTAG
- a CDS encoding DUF423 domain-containing protein yields the protein MTDSTKFKTGEPTAALLRTGLVLAGLCGGMGVASLALSAHANASPLLQTAAQMLLFHAPVFLGMGLLAQIRRVVLLPVALLALAAGLCLFCGDLFLRAFAEQRLFAMSAPTGGALVILSWLLLAIGALRVRPK from the coding sequence ATGACCGATAGTACCAAATTCAAAACCGGCGAACCGACCGCGGCCCTGCTGCGAACCGGTCTTGTCCTGGCGGGACTGTGTGGTGGCATGGGTGTCGCCAGCCTCGCCCTGTCCGCTCACGCCAACGCCTCTCCGCTGCTGCAGACCGCTGCGCAGATGCTTCTTTTCCACGCCCCCGTCTTTCTCGGGATGGGCCTGTTGGCCCAGATCCGCCGCGTCGTGCTTCTGCCTGTCGCACTGCTCGCCCTTGCCGCAGGCCTCTGCCTGTTTTGCGGCGATCTGTTCCTGCGCGCCTTCGCGGAGCAGAGGCTTTTTGCCATGTCTGCCCCGACCGGCGGAGCCCTGGTGATCCTCTCCTGGCTGCTGCTTGCGATCGGCGCTTTACGTGTTCGGCCCAAGTGA
- a CDS encoding sarcosine oxidase subunit delta yields the protein MLLVYCPYCDVERAETEFACRGEAHIARPTDPTQVTDEDWVNYLYMRTNTKGVYAERWRHIHGCGRFFNAVRDTVSDKFLKFYKTGEAMPDLEALSKEAGK from the coding sequence ATGCTGCTGGTTTACTGCCCCTATTGCGATGTCGAGCGCGCGGAAACGGAATTCGCCTGCCGCGGCGAAGCCCATATCGCCCGGCCGACCGATCCGACACAGGTCACCGACGAGGACTGGGTCAACTACCTCTACATGCGCACCAACACCAAGGGTGTCTATGCCGAACGCTGGCGACACATTCACGGATGCGGCCGTTTCTTCAACGCGGTCCGCGACACCGTCAGCGACAAGTTCCTGAAATTCTACAAGACCGGCGAAGCGATGCCTGATCTTGAAGCGCTTTCCAAGGAGGCCGGCAAATGA
- a CDS encoding sarcosine oxidase subunit beta family protein — protein sequence MKRYSFLELAKNAFSAHQNWGRQWRAPEPKAEYDVVIIGAGGHGLATAYYLASQHGIRNVAVIEKGWLGGGNTGRNTTIVRSNYLWEESAGLYNHAIGLWQGLSQELNYNVMYSARGVMMLAHTVHDVQVAQRHIHANRLAGVQNEWLTPEQAKDYCPPLNISKNVRYPVMGAALQRVGGTARHDAVAWGYARGADALGVDIIQNCAVTGIRRGQDGAVEGVETVKGFIKAKKVGVVAAGHTSTVMDMAGVRMPLESYPLQALVSEPVKPAFPCVVMSNTIHAYISQSDKGELVIGAGTDQFISYSQAGGIHIANHTIDAICELFPHFRRMRMLRNWGGIVDVTPDRSPILSKTPVPGLYVNCGWGTGGFKATPGSGHVFAHTIAKDEPHPINAPFTIDRFRTGRLIDEAAAAAVAH from the coding sequence ATGAAGCGATATTCCTTTCTGGAACTGGCCAAGAACGCCTTTTCCGCGCACCAGAACTGGGGTCGCCAGTGGCGTGCGCCCGAACCCAAGGCCGAGTATGACGTCGTCATCATTGGGGCCGGCGGCCATGGCCTGGCAACCGCCTACTACCTGGCCAGCCAACACGGCATCCGCAATGTCGCCGTGATCGAAAAGGGCTGGCTCGGCGGGGGCAATACCGGCCGCAACACCACAATCGTTCGCTCCAACTACCTATGGGAAGAAAGCGCGGGCCTTTACAATCATGCCATCGGCCTGTGGCAGGGGCTGTCCCAGGAACTGAACTACAACGTCATGTATTCCGCCCGTGGCGTGATGATGCTGGCCCATACCGTGCATGATGTTCAGGTCGCCCAACGGCACATCCATGCCAATCGCCTGGCCGGCGTCCAGAACGAATGGCTGACGCCGGAACAGGCCAAGGACTATTGTCCGCCGCTCAACATCTCGAAAAATGTCCGCTATCCGGTCATGGGCGCTGCCCTGCAGCGTGTCGGCGGCACCGCACGTCACGACGCGGTTGCCTGGGGTTATGCGCGCGGCGCCGATGCCCTCGGGGTCGACATCATCCAGAACTGCGCGGTGACCGGCATCCGCCGCGGCCAGGACGGCGCCGTGGAAGGGGTCGAGACAGTCAAGGGTTTCATCAAGGCCAAGAAGGTCGGTGTCGTGGCCGCCGGCCACACGTCGACCGTCATGGACATGGCCGGGGTACGCATGCCTCTGGAATCCTACCCGCTCCAGGCGCTGGTCTCCGAGCCGGTCAAACCGGCCTTCCCCTGCGTGGTCATGTCCAACACGATCCACGCCTATATCTCCCAGTCGGACAAGGGCGAACTCGTGATCGGTGCCGGCACCGACCAGTTCATCTCCTATTCCCAGGCTGGCGGCATCCACATCGCCAACCACACGATCGACGCGATCTGTGAACTGTTCCCGCATTTCCGGCGCATGCGCATGCTGCGCAACTGGGGCGGGATCGTCGACGTGACCCCGGACCGGTCTCCGATCCTGTCCAAGACACCGGTCCCGGGCCTTTACGTGAACTGCGGCTGGGGCACCGGCGGCTTCAAGGCGACCCCGGGTTCGGGCCATGTCTTTGCGCACACGATCGCAAAGGACGAACCGCACCCGATCAATGCCCCCTTCACCATCGACCGGTTCCGCACCGGCCGCCTCATCGACGAAGCGGCAGCCGCCGCCGTAGCGCACTAG
- the fghA gene encoding S-formylglutathione hydrolase, which yields MKTISENKSFGGVQGVYSHESEACGCEMTFAVYLPPQAEDGPVPCLWYLSGLTCTHENAMTKAGLQAHAAEFGLALVFPDTSPRGEGIADDEAYDLGQGAGFYVNATEAPWASNFQMENYIASELRDLVTEKFSISVHQGITGHSMGGHGALTLAMKYPGHYQSLSAFAPIANPTKSDWGRKQLGAYLGDNEAVWAAHDATLLLKDKGWSGDILIDQGADDQFYDLLKPEALAAALTATRTAHTFRLQAGYDHSYYFVASLGRDHVAWHAARLKV from the coding sequence ATGAAAACCATTTCCGAAAACAAATCCTTTGGTGGCGTTCAGGGCGTTTACAGTCACGAATCAGAAGCCTGCGGCTGCGAAATGACCTTTGCGGTCTACCTGCCGCCGCAGGCCGAGGACGGACCGGTTCCTTGCCTGTGGTACCTGTCCGGGCTGACCTGCACGCACGAGAATGCCATGACAAAGGCCGGTCTGCAGGCGCATGCCGCGGAATTCGGACTGGCGCTTGTCTTTCCGGACACGAGTCCGCGCGGCGAGGGGATCGCCGATGACGAGGCCTATGATCTGGGGCAGGGCGCGGGATTCTATGTCAACGCGACCGAGGCACCCTGGGCCTCGAATTTTCAGATGGAAAATTACATCGCCAGCGAATTGCGGGATCTGGTGACCGAGAAATTCTCCATTTCCGTGCATCAAGGGATCACCGGTCATTCCATGGGCGGTCACGGGGCACTGACGCTGGCCATGAAATATCCGGGTCATTACCAGTCCCTGTCCGCGTTTGCACCCATTGCCAATCCAACCAAATCGGATTGGGGGCGAAAGCAACTCGGGGCCTATCTCGGAGACAACGAGGCCGTCTGGGCGGCGCATGACGCCACCTTGCTGTTGAAGGACAAGGGCTGGAGCGGGGACATTCTGATCGACCAGGGAGCGGACGACCAGTTCTATGACCTGTTGAAGCCCGAGGCTCTCGCGGCAGCACTCACCGCGACCAGGACGGCGCACACCTTTCGTCTTCAAGCCGGTTACGACCATTCCTACTATTTTGTCGCGAGCCTGGGCCGTGATCACGTCGCGTGGCATGCGGCACGGCTGAAGGTCTAG
- a CDS encoding agmatine deiminase family protein — MFTRRKFLKGAAVRAAAISTLATGSLPMPSNAATYGLPPGFYVPAEENPHERTFMQWPVNRTVHPDRWFLKDLQETIADVANAIAAFEPVVMLMAPEHRKAAHRLLTGSVDIWDVPTDDLWCRDSGPLFAVNDRGNLAVSGIRFNGWGNKQVHGNDARIAERVAERLGIPVYPSGLTGEPGGVEGDGAGTLMAQASCWVNPNRNNLSEAEIESRLLASYGADKMIWAPGVAGLDITDDHVDALARFVRPGTVLIQVPYPDDKDAFSKSARKTLSILRRATDASGQPLEIVEVTSPARTRVRSDDFVSSYVNYYVCNGAVICAQFGDRETDIEAAETLGGLYPDREIVSLNIDPIGETGGGIHCATQQQPESV, encoded by the coding sequence ATGTTCACGCGCCGCAAATTTCTGAAGGGCGCAGCGGTCCGGGCGGCGGCAATTTCCACCCTTGCGACCGGAAGCCTCCCCATGCCGTCGAATGCCGCCACCTATGGCCTGCCCCCCGGATTCTACGTTCCGGCCGAGGAGAACCCGCATGAGCGGACCTTCATGCAATGGCCCGTCAACCGGACGGTCCATCCGGACCGCTGGTTCCTGAAAGACCTTCAGGAGACGATTGCGGATGTGGCCAATGCAATAGCCGCGTTCGAACCCGTGGTGATGTTGATGGCCCCGGAGCATCGCAAGGCCGCACACAGGCTGCTCACCGGTTCAGTGGACATCTGGGATGTGCCGACGGATGACCTGTGGTGCCGGGATTCCGGCCCGCTCTTCGCAGTGAATGACCGGGGAAACCTCGCGGTTTCCGGGATCCGTTTCAACGGCTGGGGTAACAAGCAGGTACATGGCAATGACGCAAGGATCGCGGAACGGGTCGCGGAACGGCTCGGCATACCGGTCTACCCGAGCGGCCTGACCGGGGAACCCGGCGGCGTAGAAGGCGACGGTGCGGGAACACTGATGGCCCAGGCCAGTTGCTGGGTAAACCCGAACCGGAACAACTTGTCCGAGGCGGAAATCGAATCCCGGCTGCTGGCGTCCTACGGAGCCGACAAGATGATCTGGGCACCGGGCGTGGCGGGCCTTGACATTACCGACGATCATGTCGACGCGCTGGCACGTTTCGTCCGCCCCGGGACGGTCCTCATCCAGGTGCCCTACCCTGACGACAAAGACGCGTTTTCCAAATCCGCCCGCAAGACCCTGTCCATCCTGCGCCGGGCGACAGACGCCTCTGGCCAACCGCTGGAGATCGTGGAGGTCACATCCCCGGCCCGCACCCGGGTCCGATCCGACGACTTCGTTTCCTCATATGTCAATTACTACGTCTGCAACGGCGCGGTCATCTGCGCCCAGTTCGGCGACAGGGAAACGGACATCGAAGCGGCAGAAACCCTTGGCGGGCTTTATCCGGATCGCGAAATCGTCAGCCTGAACATCGACCCGATCGGCGAGACCGGCGGCGGAATCCATTGCGCCACCCAGCAACAGCCCGAGAGCGTTTGA
- a CDS encoding M3 family metallopeptidase: protein MTTNPLLADWETPFQLPPFSEIEPGHFEESFELAMAEARRETDQIAHQTDAPTFDNTVAAMERSGETLTRVARTFFNLSGAHTNEALQKIERNIAPKLAKHGSDTLLNPRLYARIAELWEQRDKLGLNDEEARVLERYHKMFQRAGAGLEEPGKKRMAEISQRLASLGTGFSQNVLKDEADFQLVLETEEDRAGLPDFLLTSAAEAARERGLDGKHVITLSRSSIEPFLQFSTNRALREEAFRAWSSRGEKGGDTDNREIIRETLALRAEKARLLGFSNFADYKLDDTMAKTPANVRGLLTKVWEPAVAQAREEQEKLAEMARSEGENHPIEAWDWRHYSEKVRKAEHDLDEAELKPYLQLDNIIQAAFDTATRLFGVTFRELEGLPVYHPDVRVFEVLDRTGAHKGLFLGDYFARSSKRSGAWMSAFRSQHKLKGDVTPIIVNVMNFSKGAPGEATLLTFDDARTLFHEFGHGLHGLLSDVTYPVISGTGVARDFVELPSQLYEHWLSQPDVLSKFAVHYRTGEPMPEALLEKLLAAANFNQGFATVEYTASALVDLELHLLEDPSDLDITAFEKQALGGIGMPDAITMRHRIPHFQHVFSGDGYSAGYYSYMWSEVMDADAFGAFEEKGDIFDPQTAEKLLTHIYSAGGRQDPEDAYVAFRGRSPKIDALLEKRGFAA from the coding sequence ATGACAACCAATCCGCTTCTCGCCGACTGGGAAACACCTTTCCAGCTGCCGCCCTTTTCCGAGATAGAGCCCGGGCATTTCGAGGAATCGTTCGAGCTGGCCATGGCCGAGGCGAGGCGTGAAACAGACCAGATCGCGCATCAGACCGACGCGCCGACATTCGACAACACGGTTGCAGCGATGGAACGTTCAGGAGAAACGCTCACCCGCGTTGCCCGGACCTTCTTCAACCTGTCGGGTGCGCACACAAACGAAGCCCTGCAGAAGATCGAGCGGAACATCGCGCCGAAGCTTGCCAAACACGGCTCGGACACGCTCTTGAATCCGCGCCTTTACGCCCGGATAGCAGAGCTGTGGGAACAACGCGACAAGCTCGGACTGAATGACGAGGAGGCGCGCGTGCTGGAGCGCTACCACAAGATGTTCCAGCGTGCCGGTGCCGGCCTCGAGGAACCGGGCAAGAAGCGCATGGCCGAGATCTCCCAGCGACTTGCTTCACTGGGCACCGGCTTCTCCCAGAACGTCCTGAAGGACGAGGCCGACTTTCAGCTGGTCCTGGAAACAGAGGAAGACCGCGCGGGCCTGCCGGATTTCCTGCTGACCTCGGCCGCCGAGGCTGCCAGGGAGCGCGGCCTCGACGGCAAGCATGTGATCACCCTGTCGCGTTCATCCATCGAACCCTTTCTGCAGTTTTCGACCAACCGGGCCCTGCGCGAGGAGGCTTTCCGGGCCTGGTCTTCGCGCGGTGAGAAAGGCGGCGATACCGACAACCGGGAGATCATCCGCGAGACGCTCGCGCTTCGTGCCGAAAAGGCGCGGCTGCTCGGGTTCTCGAATTTCGCCGACTACAAGCTCGACGACACGATGGCCAAGACGCCGGCAAATGTTCGCGGTCTTCTGACCAAGGTCTGGGAACCGGCAGTTGCGCAGGCCCGCGAGGAGCAGGAAAAGCTCGCAGAGATGGCGCGCTCGGAAGGGGAAAACCACCCGATCGAGGCCTGGGACTGGCGCCACTATTCGGAGAAGGTCCGCAAGGCGGAACATGACCTGGACGAAGCCGAACTCAAACCGTACCTGCAGCTCGACAACATCATCCAGGCCGCATTCGACACGGCAACCCGCCTGTTCGGCGTCACTTTCCGTGAACTCGAGGGTCTTCCGGTCTATCACCCCGATGTCCGCGTGTTCGAGGTTCTCGACCGCACGGGCGCTCACAAGGGCCTGTTCCTGGGAGATTACTTCGCCCGGTCCTCAAAACGGTCCGGCGCATGGATGAGCGCGTTCCGCTCCCAGCACAAGCTGAAAGGCGACGTCACGCCGATCATCGTCAACGTCATGAACTTCTCCAAGGGCGCGCCCGGCGAAGCAACATTGCTGACCTTTGACGACGCCCGCACCCTGTTTCATGAGTTCGGCCACGGCCTGCACGGGCTCCTGTCCGATGTGACCTATCCGGTCATATCCGGCACGGGTGTCGCGCGAGATTTTGTCGAATTGCCGTCGCAGCTTTATGAACACTGGTTGTCCCAGCCCGATGTCCTGTCCAAGTTCGCCGTCCATTACAGGACAGGCGAACCGATGCCGGAAGCGCTGCTGGAGAAGCTGCTGGCTGCCGCAAACTTCAACCAGGGTTTCGCCACGGTCGAATACACGGCGTCCGCCCTTGTCGACCTGGAACTGCATCTCCTTGAGGACCCGTCCGACCTGGATATCACGGCCTTTGAAAAACAGGCCCTTGGCGGCATCGGCATGCCGGACGCGATCACGATGCGCCACCGGATCCCGCATTTTCAGCATGTCTTTTCCGGGGACGGCTATTCCGCGGGCTACTACAGCTACATGTGGTCCGAGGTCATGGACGCGGATGCCTTCGGCGCCTTTGAGGAAAAGGGCGACATCTTCGACCCCCAAACGGCGGAAAAGCTCCTCACGCACATCTATTCCGCCGGTGGCCGCCAGGATCCCGAAGACGCCTACGTCGCTTTCAGGGGCCGGTCTCCGAAGATCGACGCCCTTCTGGAAAAACGCGGGTTTGCCGCCTAG
- a CDS encoding cytochrome P450 produces MTITEQSPEGVRPEEAGEAVEFVPPYPFRYEKVPPVWTLIGLAKRNFLSIWGEDDFQSRLRSKKIFSRELVLCNRPDVVREAFQTNHEVLQRKTPQMRHALEPLLGDGLFISDTETWAKRRKIVAPIIHGSRVKGFAPIMIETIEEKRAEWAALGDGAEIDALADMAHLTAEIICRTIFGRHLGKNHAAEVVQGFSDYQRHIDQIDLLSLFGLPEWLPRFRGRAIKKPVQRIMTVLDNIIESYQAQKQQGETSVIGGLLEARDENGEPLSRNAIISEAAVIFMAGHETTANTLAWAWFLLSRCAKSRSRLQHELDTVLAGRPPTFKDVANLPFTKAVIEETLRLYPPVPILGREAMADTTIGKKPIPKGSLVMVVPWLMHRNPVLWSKPDVFDPDRFLDPNAKKPNKYGYVPFSIGPRICAGLQFGMTEAILSLAILAQDFELKLKEGSDVQPVARLTLRPGATLPMTLHPRQS; encoded by the coding sequence GTGACGATAACAGAGCAATCGCCTGAGGGTGTGCGGCCGGAGGAAGCCGGCGAAGCGGTGGAGTTTGTTCCACCCTATCCGTTCCGCTATGAAAAAGTGCCGCCGGTCTGGACCCTGATCGGCCTGGCAAAGAGGAACTTTCTCTCCATCTGGGGCGAAGACGATTTCCAAAGCCGCCTCAGAAGCAAAAAGATCTTCAGTCGTGAGCTGGTGCTCTGCAATCGACCGGACGTGGTGCGCGAGGCCTTTCAGACAAACCACGAGGTGCTTCAGCGCAAGACGCCGCAAATGCGTCACGCCCTCGAACCGCTCCTCGGCGACGGCCTCTTCATCAGCGATACCGAAACCTGGGCCAAACGCCGCAAGATCGTCGCCCCGATCATTCACGGATCGCGCGTGAAAGGTTTCGCGCCGATCATGATAGAGACGATCGAGGAAAAGCGCGCCGAATGGGCGGCACTGGGTGACGGCGCCGAAATCGACGCATTGGCCGACATGGCGCATCTCACCGCGGAAATCATCTGCCGGACGATTTTCGGCCGTCATCTCGGCAAAAACCACGCTGCGGAAGTCGTTCAGGGGTTTTCGGACTACCAGCGCCATATCGACCAGATCGACCTGCTGTCGCTGTTCGGACTTCCCGAATGGCTGCCCCGGTTTCGGGGGCGTGCCATCAAGAAACCCGTTCAGCGCATCATGACCGTGCTCGACAACATCATTGAAAGCTACCAGGCGCAGAAGCAGCAGGGCGAAACATCCGTGATCGGCGGGCTCCTTGAAGCGCGCGACGAAAACGGAGAGCCGCTGAGCCGAAACGCCATTATCAGCGAGGCCGCGGTGATTTTCATGGCGGGCCACGAAACCACCGCCAACACGCTTGCGTGGGCCTGGTTCCTGCTGTCCAGATGCGCCAAAAGCCGATCCAGACTTCAACACGAACTGGACACGGTTCTGGCGGGCCGTCCCCCCACATTCAAGGATGTCGCCAACCTGCCCTTCACCAAGGCCGTGATAGAGGAAACCTTGCGGCTTTATCCGCCGGTTCCCATTCTGGGCCGCGAGGCGATGGCGGACACGACCATTGGCAAGAAACCGATACCAAAGGGATCGCTGGTCATGGTCGTGCCGTGGCTGATGCATCGCAATCCGGTGCTTTGGTCGAAACCGGATGTCTTCGACCCGGACCGGTTTCTGGACCCGAATGCCAAGAAGCCAAACAAATACGGCTATGTGCCGTTCAGCATCGGCCCCCGGATTTGCGCCGGTCTCCAATTCGGCATGACAGAGGCAATTCTCAGTCTTGCCATCCTGGCGCAGGATTTTGAACTGAAGCTCAAGGAAGGCAGCGATGTGCAACCCGTCGCGCGCCTCACGCTGCGCCCCGGCGCCACCCTGCCGATGACGCTTCATCCAAGACAGTCATGA
- a CDS encoding S-(hydroxymethyl)glutathione dehydrogenase/class III alcohol dehydrogenase — protein sequence MEVRAAVAVGAGKPLEVTTVNLEGPRAFEVLVEVRATGICHTDEFTLSGADPEGLFPAILGHEGAGVVVEVGPGVTTLKPGDHVIPLYTPECRTCEYCLNPKTNLCQSIRATQGQGLMPDGSSRFSTLDGDPILHYMGTSTFANHTVVPEIALAKIRSDAPFDKVCYIGCGVTTGIGAVINTAKVEIGSRAIVFGLGGIGLNVIQGLRLAGADQIVGVDLNPDKKEMAERFGMTDFVNPGEVEEDLVPYLVNLTKGGADYTFDATGNVNVMRTALESAHKGWGESIIIGVAPAGAEISTRPFQLVTGRSWRGTAFGGARGRTDVPKIVDWYMDGKIEIDPMITHTMPLEDINKGFDLMHAGESIRSVVIY from the coding sequence ATGGAAGTACGCGCAGCCGTCGCAGTCGGTGCCGGAAAGCCGCTTGAAGTCACCACGGTCAACCTGGAGGGTCCGCGTGCCTTCGAGGTTCTGGTGGAGGTCAGGGCCACGGGCATTTGTCATACGGATGAGTTCACACTTTCGGGCGCCGATCCGGAAGGGCTTTTCCCGGCGATCCTCGGTCACGAGGGTGCGGGCGTTGTTGTCGAGGTCGGGCCGGGCGTGACGACGCTGAAGCCGGGAGATCACGTCATTCCGCTCTATACGCCGGAATGCCGGACCTGCGAATACTGCCTGAACCCGAAGACCAACCTGTGCCAGTCGATCCGCGCCACCCAGGGACAGGGCCTGATGCCGGACGGCTCGTCCCGGTTCTCGACACTCGATGGCGACCCGATCCTGCATTACATGGGCACGTCGACCTTCGCCAACCACACGGTGGTTCCGGAGATCGCACTGGCGAAGATCCGTTCCGACGCGCCGTTCGACAAGGTCTGCTACATCGGCTGCGGTGTCACCACCGGCATCGGCGCGGTGATCAACACGGCCAAGGTGGAGATCGGCTCGCGGGCGATCGTGTTCGGCCTTGGCGGCATCGGCCTGAACGTCATCCAGGGCCTGCGCCTTGCCGGCGCCGACCAGATCGTCGGTGTGGATCTCAACCCGGACAAGAAGGAAATGGCCGAACGCTTCGGCATGACCGACTTCGTCAACCCAGGCGAAGTGGAAGAGGATCTCGTTCCCTACCTGGTGAACCTGACCAAGGGCGGCGCCGACTACACGTTCGACGCCACGGGCAATGTCAACGTGATGCGGACCGCGCTGGAATCGGCCCACAAGGGCTGGGGCGAGAGCATCATCATCGGCGTGGCTCCGGCGGGCGCCGAAATCTCGACGCGTCCGTTCCAGCTGGTCACCGGCCGGTCCTGGCGCGGCACCGCCTTCGGCGGCGCGCGTGGCCGCACGGATGTGCCGAAGATCGTCGACTGGTACATGGACGGCAAGATCGAGATCGACCCGATGATCACCCACACCATGCCGCTGGAAGACATCAACAAGGGCTTCGACCTGATGCATGCGGGCGAATCCATCCGCTCCGTGGTGATTTACTGA
- a CDS encoding lysophospholipid acyltransferase family protein: MTKRLRLEDIAFDETLSPEPAAPPVRDLVAGIPEQRRAARIHWLRHTKDGLFNTVFHQVLRHFPCGFVSGFGPVLVPFLRWSYRDKIFPKRISRNLSALTPDRWPNKDVEAKALDRFWKNVARTIAEFCIVNKLWRTSRIEVEGLEHLDSVRNSGRPVIFTSMHLATWEALFVAIHDGLAGPSIGPFQPEPNRFKNRIIHAIRRERNQFLFPPGQRSAYRLHRLMASGRYSMTIFIDEVRDKQVHLPCFGRLAPNKGNAIAAIKIANACGGTLLPTYLVRTGPARFRMIILPPIERQDEAGYDVPGTVSALNDVFEPIVLENIEQWYMLSELRLPQSFEKSKYAKALSRDNQAAASR, translated from the coding sequence ATGACGAAGCGGCTGCGGCTGGAAGACATTGCCTTCGACGAAACGCTCAGTCCGGAACCTGCCGCTCCGCCCGTTCGTGATCTGGTGGCAGGTATCCCCGAGCAACGCCGCGCTGCCAGGATACACTGGTTGAGGCACACCAAGGATGGCCTCTTCAACACCGTCTTTCACCAGGTTCTGAGACATTTCCCATGCGGCTTCGTGTCAGGTTTCGGACCCGTGCTCGTTCCGTTTTTGCGCTGGTCTTACCGCGACAAGATTTTTCCAAAGCGCATCAGCCGCAATCTTTCGGCCTTGACCCCGGACAGATGGCCGAACAAGGACGTGGAAGCGAAAGCTCTGGACAGGTTTTGGAAAAACGTCGCGCGCACTATCGCTGAATTCTGTATAGTCAATAAGTTATGGAGAACTTCTCGTATAGAGGTTGAAGGACTGGAGCATCTGGACTCCGTCCGGAATTCCGGGCGGCCGGTTATCTTCACGTCGATGCACCTGGCGACCTGGGAGGCCTTGTTCGTTGCCATCCACGATGGCCTTGCCGGGCCGAGCATCGGTCCGTTCCAGCCGGAACCGAACCGCTTCAAGAACCGGATCATCCACGCCATCCGCAGGGAACGGAACCAGTTCCTGTTTCCGCCTGGCCAGCGCAGTGCCTACAGGTTGCACCGCCTGATGGCCAGCGGCAGATACTCGATGACCATCTTCATTGACGAAGTGCGTGACAAACAAGTGCATCTGCCCTGTTTCGGACGGCTGGCGCCAAACAAGGGCAATGCGATCGCCGCCATCAAGATCGCCAATGCGTGCGGTGGTACGCTCCTGCCAACCTACCTGGTGCGAACGGGACCGGCCCGGTTTCGAATGATCATCCTGCCGCCGATCGAGCGGCAGGACGAGGCGGGTTACGACGTACCGGGAACAGTCAGTGCCCTCAACGACGTGTTTGAACCGATCGTTCTGGAAAACATCGAGCAATGGTACATGCTGAGCGAATTGCGGCTGCCGCAATCGTTCGAAAAAAGCAAATATGCCAAGGCGCTTTCCCGAGACAACCAGGCAGCCGCCAGCCGTTAG